The window ATGTCGTACGGATTCGACATCGAACGGATTCCTTCCTTCGTCTCGATATCAGGCCACCGTGGTGAGATTTTGAAGTACGCGCGCTTTCGAGCTTCAGATTTAGCGTCGTTCCACGATGAGTATGCACTCGGGTAGACGTAGATCAGGTACTCGCGGACCTCATCGAGTTGGAAGTTTGGTGAATCACGCGGCGCGATTCCGCAGTCTTTGAAACCGAACTCGACATTCCATTCATTTCCATCGATATCGACGGCGGTCCGCAGCCGCCCGTGATCCTCGAACTCGTGCTCGCCCTGGAGCGACCGGAGTCCGAAGTACGACCGGAGCGGATTCTCACGATCCCCACAGTCCCACTTGAGGTATGCGTGGAACTCGTGCGGCTGTGGATCGATGAAGCGCCTCGAAAAGTGCTCACTATCTTCGTTCTCGGTTTCGGACGCGGAATTGTCCTCCTGCTCTGCTTCCTCCTGTACGGCGCTGTGATACGCCTCACAGGATTCTATATGCTTGTCCGCAGATTTCTGTCGTTGTATCTCTTCCCCGCAGTAGTGACACTGTGCGACCGGCTCTGCCTTACACCGCCCCTCGTGATACTGAGCTACGTCGATATCTGTGAACTTACAGCGACAGAATCGACATCGAGCAACGTACTTGGGCGCAAGATAGCTACGCCGCTGGGAACGTGTCAGTGTCTGGACGGGAGTTCCTTTCTCCACCCGGACGCGGTCAGCTTCTGATTGCTCGACCGATGATTGAACTGAATCCGTGTCATCAGCAGTGACGGCTTCAGCGCCGTCGAATTGGTCAAAGAAATCGTCCGGGTCGGTCATCGCGACCACCGACTCCCGTTCCGTCTCGCGTCGGCGTAACGCTCAAACCGCAGCGGCGAGACACTAGACACGCCCAACCACCTCCTGTGTTGATCTGGGAGTTGGTTGGTGTGCTCGACAAACACCGAGGCGCTCGCCGCTGAGGGTCAGAACTTTGGAACGGGGACCGACCCTCGCGGTCCGCTTTCGCGCTATGGTCGACATCTTCCCTCCGTGAGCGCCACGCAGCGCTGTCCGGCGTACTCGATCTCGCAGCCACAGAACTCACAGATGGGAGTAGTGACATCTGACTCCTCGAAATGAGGAATCACTGTAACCGCCTCCTTCCCTGAGTCCAATCGCGTGACTGCGTCGACCCGCGTTTGAAATACTGTTGAACTCTCTCTACTGAGGGAGTATTTCTCAGCCCAAAAATCCCGAGTCCGTCCGTATCAAGGTCTGTACCTTGCGGTCTGAAACCCTGATTACAACGGAGGAATACCGATGGACTCGGCGGGATTTGAACCCGCGGCCTTCCCCGTGCCAGGGGGATGATCTACCGCTGATCTACGAGCCCGAACGACACCGAAGCGTACTGCTGTTCCGTTCTTAAGCGCTTCGACTCGGGCACCCGCGACCGCGGGTCGCAACCCTTTTGTCGCCGTCTGCGATGGTATGAAGTGGGAACAGCACGGCCGCAAGTCCGACTCGCCGCGGTTTCGCGGCTTGGGATTGCGGAAGTGCGATGCCGCCGAACAGTCGGTAGCATCACATCGTATCTTCAGCGGTCTGTGCCGTTCCAACCCAACACGATGGCACGAATGCACACCCGCCGCCGTGGCTCGTCCGGTTCGGACAGGCCGGTGGCAGACGACCCCCCGGAGTGGAGCGACGTCGACCCAGACGACATCGAAGCGCGCGTCGTCGAACTCGCCGAGCAGGGCCACGATCCCAGTGGGATCGGCCTGAAACTGCGCGACGAAGGCGTCAAGGGCGTCCCCGTCCCCGACGTCAAGGCCGCGACCGGCAAGAAGGTCACCGAGATCCTCGAGGACAACGACGCGGCACCCGAGATCCCCGAGGACCTCCGGAACCTGATGGAACGGGCGGTGCGGCTCCGCCGCCACGTCGAGGAGAACGGCCAGGATATGCAGAACAAACGCGCGATGCAGAACACCGAGGCGAAGATCCGCCGGCTCGTCGACTACTACCGCGGTGACGAACTCGACGAGGACTTCGTCTACACGTACGACACCGCCGTCGACATCCTCGAAGGCTGAACTCCGAATGGCCTCACGAACCGACACCACCGCGGCCGCGGACGATCCCGCCGACAGCGTCGCGACGGCGCTGTCGAGCGCGTCGTTCGTCCGGCTCCTCGCCCGCGCGGACGGCGACGGGCTGGCGGCCGCGGGGCTGCTCGCCCGGGCGCTACGGAGCGTCGACGTGCCCTTCCAGGTTCGCGTCGACGCGACGGGCGCGGACGCGCCCGCCGGCGGCGACGACCTGCTCGTCGGTGTCGGTTCGGCGGACGCGAACGCGGACGTGACGGTCGCACCGGAGGGAACTCCCGCCAGCCTCCGGGCGTACCGGGTCGCCGCAGAGATCGAAGACGGGGCAGCGGGCCCCGATCCGGTGCTCGCGCTCGCGGGCGTCGTCGCCGACGGGGCCACACCCGCGTCGGCTGCGGGGCGACTCGTCGAGACCGCCGAGGCGGCCGGCGCGATCGCTCGACGGCCCGGGGTAGCGGTGCCCGTCGACGACGTCGTCGACGGGCTCGCGCACTCGACGCTCCTGCGTTCGCCCCTCTCCGGCGACCGCGACGCCGCGGCAACGGCGCTGTCGTCGCTGTCGCTGCCCGACGCCGGGACGGACGCCGACGCCGAGACCCACCGGGCGATCGCCTCGCGCGTGGCCCTCGCGGTCGCCGGCGACGACGACGCGACGCCACGGGCGGCCGACGCCGTCGAACGGGTACTCCGGCCGTACGCGACGCCCGAGGGACCGGCGGCAACGCTCGGCGGCTTCGCCGACGTGTTGACCGCGGTCGCCCGGGAGCGCCCGGGGACGGGCGTCGCCCTGGCGCTCGGTCACGGCGGCGCCGACGCCGCTCTCGACGCGTGGCGCGAACACGGCCGCGCGGTACACAGCGCGCTCGATGCGGCGACGACGACCCGCCACGACGGCGCGTTCGTCGTCGGTGTCGCCGACGAGGCATCCGGAACGCCGGGCCGACTCGCAACGATCGCCCGGCTCGTCCGCGACTTCCGGTCGCCGGAGCCGCTCGTCGTCGCCGTCGGCGACGGCGTCGCCGCGACCTCCGCGCGGGAGTCGGGCGCTGCCGACGCCGCCGCGACCCTCGCCGCCGAGTTCCCCGCCGCGGACGCGGGCTGGACCGGCGGTCCGACCCGGGCGCTCGTGGGGATCGATCCCGATACGCCCGTCTCCGAACTCGTCGCCGCGATCAGGGGGCGGTCGGCGTGATCGCCGCTGGGATCACACCGACGGGGGCCACGGAGGGGCCGACACGATGACCGACAGCACAGACGCGGACCCGACAGCCGACACCACGACCGAGCCGCGGACCGCCCGCCTCCGGACGACCCACGCCGACGCCGCGACCGTGGCGGCGGCCCTCCGTCCGGACAACACCGCGGCGCTGGAGATGGCCGTCGAGGGCGACCAGCTCGTGACGACCGTCTCCCGGGAGACGACCGGCGGGCTCCAGTCCACGGTGGACGACACCGTGGTCAACCTGACGGTGGCCGACGCCATCGTCGACACGACACGGACACACAACATATGAGCGAACGATCAGTATCCAAGCAGCGAGACGGCAAGCGATGGTACGACCTGATCGCGCCGGAACAGTTCGACCGGACCGAACTCGGCTCGACCTTCGCGGACGAGCCGGAGAAGGTCTACGGCCGAACCGTCGAGGTCACCCTCGGCGACATCACCGGCGACCAGGGCGAGAACAACACGAAGCTCACCTTCAAGGTGAACGACGTGTCCAGCGACGCGGCCTACACCGAGTTCATCAAACACGAACTCGCGCGGGACTACGTCCGCAGCCTCGTACGGCGCGGGGCCTCGAAGGTCGACGTCGCGATCACGGTGCTGACCACGGACGACTACCGCGTCCAGCTCCAGCCCGTCGCCTTCACCACGAAGAAGGCCGACCGGAACCAAGAGCAGGCGATCCGGCGCGTGATGATCGACCTCGTCGAGGAGGCCGCCGCCGAGCGGACGTTCGACGAACTCGTCGACAGCGTGATCGAGGGCCGGCTCTCGTCGGCCATCTACGGCGAGGCGAAGACCATCTACCCGCTTCGGCGGGTCGAGGTCCAGAAGCTCACCCTCGAAGCGCGGCCCGAGGAGGTCGCCGCCGAGGAGGCGGCCGCCGTCGACGTCGACGAGGGCGACGTCGCGGTCGACGACGCCTGATTCCGGGCGAGGACTTTCTCCTTGCGAACGCCGCTCCGTAGCGGTAGCTCCGCGTTACTCCTCGACGACGACGGTCCCGACCATCCCCGAGGCCTCGTGGGGGATACAGAAGTACTCGTACTCCCCGGGAACCTCGAAGGTGTGTGACCACGACGCGCCGCTCTCGATCAGTCCTCCCAACTCCGACCCGTACGCGTCCCGGGCGGCCGCCGTGGAGTCGTACCCGCCGCTGGCGAAGAACGTCGCGTCCTCGGGGATCCCCGAGTCGTACGCCGTGACGGTGTGGCCGCGCGAGCTCGTGTTCGCCCACACGACGGTGTCGCCGGCGGAGACGGTGATCTCCACCGGATCGAACGCGACGGCGGTCATCCCGACGTCGTAGTCGTCCTGTGCGCTTGCACCCCCACCCGCACAGCCCGCGACGCCGACGACCGCGGCCGTCCCGATGGCCGCAAGCGCCCGCCGGCGGGAGACAGCGTCGCGCTCGGGGGACTCGTGTCCTCTCATAGCTGTGTCTCGGGAGGCGAGCGGTATATGCGGCGCGGTCGGGATGTAAAGAGGTAAACCCGGCCGCCGAGTCGGCCGAGGTATGAAGCCGCGGTTCGTGGGTCGGCTGGGGCTCGCCGACGCGGTGACCGTTGCCAACGCCGCGGTGGGCTTTCTGGCGGCCGTGGCCGCCACCGTCGATGTCGGACTCGCCGCGCGGCTCCTGTTGCTCGCAGCCATCGCGGACGCCCTCGACGGCGTGGTGGCCCGCCGCCGCGGCGGCACCGCGGTCGGCCCGTACCTCGACTCGCTGGCCGACGTCGGATCGTTCGGCGTCGCGCCCGCGCTGCTCGTCACGATGGCCGTCGCCGACGCGTGGGGACTCGTGACCCCTCACAGCGCGGTCGCGGTCGCCGGCGCGGCGCTGTTCGTTGCGGCCGCGGTGACGCGACTCGGGCTCTACACCGCCTACGACAGCGACGCCGCCGAGACCGAGGGCGTCCAGACCACGCTCGCGGCGACGATCATCGGTGCGACCGTCCTCGCGGGGTTCACCGCCCCGATCGTGCTGGTCCCGCTGACCTATCTGCTCGCGGTGCTGATGCTCGCGCCGATCACCTACCCCGACCTCCACGCCCAGGACGCGGTGGTGATGGGGGTCGTCCAGGCGGCGGCGATCGCCCTCGGCGGCCGGATGGGCCGGCAGTTCGTCGGCTCGATCGGCCGCGGGTTCGCGTTCGGGCTGCTCTTTCTCTCGCTTGCGTACCTCTTTTTGGGTCCGCGGTTCTACTGGCAGCGGGAGTGAATAAGCGTCGCTCCCGGGCCGCCGAGAGGACGCAAGCCGCTCCCGCGTCGACTCACATCCCCATATCCGCGGCGGCGTCGGGGACCGGCACGTCGTGCGGCGACACGCCGAGCAGTTCGGCGACGTGGTCCAGTGCCATATCGAAGCCGTAGTAGCGCTCCAGTTCGTCGCCGTCGTTGCTCGGGCGAACCTTCAGCATCGCGTAGCCCTCGATGTTCTGTGCGATCGCGGCCGTCCCGCCGTCGGACTCGAAGGAGAGCAGCCGCTCGGTTTCAGTCTCGTGGTATCGGGCGGTGATCCCGTTCGCCGTCGTCTCGTCGCTCGCCATATCCTTCGTTGGGGTGCGGGACAGTCGAAGGTGTCGGTTCCCGATCGGAAGCGAAAACGGTGTGACGGCCGGGGTTCTTCGGTCGGTATGGTCCAGTGGCTCCAGAGCGGACGGCGGCGCGACATCTGTGCCCTGCTCTACGACGCGGGCGGGATCCGCGGGCAGCAACTGAAATCCGAACTCGAAGCGACCTACGACACCAGGATCGACCCGAACGCGTTCTACGGGAGCCTCGACGCCCTGGTCGACCGCGGACTCGTCGCGGAGGAACCCGACGGGATCCACGACGTCTACCGGCTCACCGGGGCGGGCGTCGACGGCGTGGAGTCCTACTACGCGTGGCTGTCGGCGCGCGTCGACGGCGACGCGCCGGGCCCTTCGGCCGCGGAGTCGT of the Halobellus ruber genome contains:
- a CDS encoding protein sorting system archaetidylserine synthase (This PssA-like phosphatidyltransferase, along with a PssD-like decarboxylase, is required in Haloarchaea for the archaeosortase ArtA to replace the PGF-CTERM sorting signal with a C-terminal lipid anchor.) is translated as MKPRFVGRLGLADAVTVANAAVGFLAAVAATVDVGLAARLLLLAAIADALDGVVARRRGGTAVGPYLDSLADVGSFGVAPALLVTMAVADAWGLVTPHSAVAVAGAALFVAAAVTRLGLYTAYDSDAAETEGVQTTLAATIIGATVLAGFTAPIVLVPLTYLLAVLMLAPITYPDLHAQDAVVMGVVQAAAIALGGRMGRQFVGSIGRGFAFGLLFLSLAYLFLGPRFYWQRE
- a CDS encoding DNA-binding protein — protein: MVQWLQSGRRRDICALLYDAGGIRGQQLKSELEATYDTRIDPNAFYGSLDALVDRGLVAEEPDGIHDVYRLTGAGVDGVESYYAWLSARVDGDAPGPSAAESS
- a CDS encoding KEOPS complex subunit Pcc1 — encoded protein: MTDSTDADPTADTTTEPRTARLRTTHADAATVAAALRPDNTAALEMAVEGDQLVTTVSRETTGGLQSTVDDTVVNLTVADAIVDTTRTHNI
- a CDS encoding plastocyanin/azurin family copper-binding protein; the encoded protein is MRGHESPERDAVSRRRALAAIGTAAVVGVAGCAGGGASAQDDYDVGMTAVAFDPVEITVSAGDTVVWANTSSRGHTVTAYDSGIPEDATFFASGGYDSTAAARDAYGSELGGLIESGASWSHTFEVPGEYEYFCIPHEASGMVGTVVVEE
- a CDS encoding DUF7111 family protein; the encoded protein is MASDETTANGITARYHETETERLLSFESDGGTAAIAQNIEGYAMLKVRPSNDGDELERYYGFDMALDHVAELLGVSPHDVPVPDAAADMGM
- a CDS encoding 30S ribosomal protein S3ae — encoded protein: MSERSVSKQRDGKRWYDLIAPEQFDRTELGSTFADEPEKVYGRTVEVTLGDITGDQGENNTKLTFKVNDVSSDAAYTEFIKHELARDYVRSLVRRGASKVDVAITVLTTDDYRVQLQPVAFTTKKADRNQEQAIRRVMIDLVEEAAAERTFDELVDSVIEGRLSSAIYGEAKTIYPLRRVEVQKLTLEARPEEVAAEEAAAVDVDEGDVAVDDA
- a CDS encoding 30S ribosomal protein S15; translation: MARMHTRRRGSSGSDRPVADDPPEWSDVDPDDIEARVVELAEQGHDPSGIGLKLRDEGVKGVPVPDVKAATGKKVTEILEDNDAAPEIPEDLRNLMERAVRLRRHVEENGQDMQNKRAMQNTEAKIRRLVDYYRGDELDEDFVYTYDTAVDILEG